In one Mucilaginibacter ginsenosidivorax genomic region, the following are encoded:
- a CDS encoding SRPBCC family protein: MEKLTLKTEIKFKAPAAKVWQGLTDPAMVKEYFFGTNLESTWKVGEPIKFSGEWDGHKYEDKGTILEIEPGKFVTYSYWSSMAGTEDKPENYANITYSLDEENGETTLTIIQDNIKNQEAKDHSEQNWQGMFDGLKKMIE; this comes from the coding sequence ATGGAAAAGCTAACGTTAAAAACCGAAATTAAATTTAAAGCCCCTGCTGCTAAAGTTTGGCAAGGCCTTACCGACCCGGCGATGGTAAAAGAATACTTTTTTGGCACCAATTTAGAATCGACCTGGAAGGTAGGAGAGCCGATTAAATTCAGCGGCGAATGGGATGGGCATAAATATGAAGACAAGGGAACTATCCTGGAAATTGAGCCGGGCAAATTTGTTACATACAGCTATTGGAGCAGCATGGCCGGTACCGAAGATAAGCCCGAAAACTATGCCAATATCACTTACAGCCTGGACGAAGAAAACGGCGAAACCACTTTAACTATTATTCAGGATAATATAAAAAACCAGGAAGCCAAAGATCACTCTGAACAAAACTGGCAGGGTATGTTTGACGGTTTGAAAAAGATGATTGAGTAA
- a CDS encoding DoxX family protein, with amino-acid sequence MEIKTILIWVLLLAYVVPGYIFGFQKLLGQQEKVQQFKGWGYPLWFMRLLGFVEVLGSSLMLYGPTRMYGMALFPVILAGAVYTHIKFREPQKEVMTPVYVGLHLLVIFLLTLSIA; translated from the coding sequence ATGGAAATTAAAACAATCCTTATTTGGGTACTGCTTTTAGCATACGTGGTACCCGGCTACATTTTTGGCTTCCAGAAATTATTGGGTCAACAAGAAAAAGTACAACAATTTAAAGGCTGGGGCTACCCGCTATGGTTTATGCGTTTGCTTGGCTTTGTTGAGGTGCTGGGCAGCAGCCTGATGCTTTACGGCCCAACCCGCATGTACGGTATGGCATTGTTCCCGGTAATTTTGGCGGGTGCCGTTTATACACACATCAAATTCCGTGAACCCCAAAAAGAGGTAATGACGCCCGTTTATGTTGGGCTGCATTTATTGGTCATATTTTTGTTAACCCTATCAATAGCTTAA
- a CDS encoding N(4)-(beta-N-acetylglucosaminyl)-L-asparaginase — translation MYNRRKFIKISAAGASLAALSKSAIAKTVSLKPEANFPIVISTWDFGILANKEAWKTLEKGGRALDAIEAGARVPEELDITNGTVGRTGTPDRDGHVTLDSCIMDELGNCGSVAAMENIAHPISVARMVMERTPHVMLVGEGATQFAVEQGMKKEKLLTPKAEAAWKEWLKTAKYSPVMNIENGSNRPGGKYNHDTIGMLAIDAKGNISGGCTTSGMAFKMHGRVGDSPIIGAGLYVDNEVGGATSTGVGEEVIRNVGSFLVVELMRQGLSPEDACKEAVHRIIKKKPETAKQIQVGFLAINKKGEYGAYAIQSGFSFAVCDAKQQDLLIPGKSYYK, via the coding sequence ATGTACAATCGCCGTAAGTTCATTAAAATATCAGCTGCAGGTGCCTCGTTAGCAGCACTTTCAAAGTCAGCTATAGCAAAAACCGTTTCATTAAAACCCGAAGCTAATTTCCCTATCGTGATATCCACCTGGGATTTTGGAATTTTAGCCAACAAGGAGGCCTGGAAAACCCTCGAAAAAGGCGGCCGTGCGCTGGATGCTATTGAAGCAGGTGCACGCGTACCCGAAGAACTGGATATAACCAACGGCACTGTTGGACGCACCGGAACGCCTGATCGTGATGGCCACGTTACACTTGATTCGTGTATTATGGATGAGTTGGGCAACTGCGGGTCAGTTGCGGCGATGGAAAATATAGCGCACCCCATATCTGTTGCGCGCATGGTAATGGAAAGAACGCCCCATGTAATGCTGGTTGGCGAAGGTGCTACTCAATTTGCTGTTGAGCAGGGTATGAAAAAGGAAAAGCTGTTGACCCCAAAGGCTGAAGCAGCCTGGAAAGAATGGCTTAAAACCGCCAAATACAGCCCGGTGATGAATATTGAAAACGGCAGCAACCGCCCCGGCGGTAAATACAATCATGACACCATTGGCATGCTGGCCATTGATGCCAAGGGCAATATATCCGGCGGTTGTACCACCAGCGGCATGGCTTTTAAAATGCATGGCCGCGTGGGCGATAGCCCTATCATTGGCGCCGGATTGTATGTTGATAACGAAGTTGGGGGCGCCACTTCAACGGGTGTAGGCGAAGAAGTGATACGTAACGTAGGCAGCTTTTTGGTGGTTGAACTGATGCGCCAGGGCCTATCGCCCGAGGATGCCTGTAAAGAAGCAGTACACCGCATCATCAAAAAGAAACCCGAAACAGCCAAACAAATCCAGGTTGGCTTTTTAGCTATCAATAAAAAAGGCGAATATGGCGCCTATGCCATCCAAAGCGGCTTTTCGTTCGCTGTTTGTGATGCCAAACAACAGGATTTATTGATACCAGGTAAGAGTTATTATAAATAG
- a CDS encoding dihydroorotase codes for MATILIKSATIVNENRQFVADVLIKDGLIDRIDPQIDTHADEVINAEGLYLFPGCIDDQVHFREPGLTYKADIHSESRAAVAGGITSFMEMPNTVPNTLTQELLQDKYDIASRNSLANYSFFMGASNDNLDQVLRTDTANVCGIKVFMGSSTGNMLVDNPQTLDNLFANSPMLIAVHCEDEATIKSNLNHYKQLLGDNIPVTLHPKIRSAEACYLSSSMAVDLAKKHNTRLHILHISTALETHLFDNTTPLKDKRITAEACVHHLWFTDADYETKGNLIKWNPAVKKESDRDAILQAVLDGRIDVIATDHAPHTIEEKAQPYLQAPSGGPLVQHALPAMLELYHHGKITLEQIAEKMAHNVATCFQIDRRGFIREGYWADLALVDLNNPWNVNKANILYKCGWSPFEGTTFRSRIAYTLVSGNIVYANGSLVEGETGKRLNFSR; via the coding sequence ATGGCTACAATCCTCATTAAATCAGCAACAATAGTTAACGAAAACAGGCAATTTGTAGCCGACGTATTGATTAAAGATGGTTTGATTGACCGGATAGACCCGCAAATTGATACCCATGCCGATGAAGTTATAAATGCCGAAGGGCTTTATCTTTTCCCTGGCTGCATTGACGACCAGGTGCATTTTCGCGAACCGGGGCTTACCTACAAGGCCGATATTCATTCCGAATCGCGTGCAGCTGTTGCAGGCGGTATTACATCATTTATGGAGATGCCCAATACGGTGCCTAACACGTTAACACAGGAGTTGCTGCAAGATAAATACGACATTGCATCGCGTAACTCGCTGGCCAATTACTCGTTTTTCATGGGGGCATCTAACGACAACCTGGACCAGGTACTTCGCACCGATACCGCCAATGTTTGTGGTATTAAGGTTTTCATGGGCTCGTCAACGGGAAATATGCTGGTAGATAATCCGCAAACTTTAGACAACCTTTTTGCTAATTCGCCTATGCTGATAGCAGTGCATTGCGAGGATGAGGCCACCATTAAAAGCAACCTTAACCATTACAAACAACTACTGGGCGATAATATACCGGTGACACTTCATCCAAAGATCCGTAGCGCCGAGGCTTGTTACCTATCATCATCAATGGCGGTGGACCTTGCTAAAAAGCACAATACACGCCTGCACATCCTGCATATTTCAACCGCGCTTGAAACGCACCTTTTTGATAATACCACCCCACTTAAAGACAAACGCATTACTGCCGAGGCCTGCGTGCACCACCTGTGGTTCACAGATGCCGACTACGAGACTAAAGGCAACCTGATTAAGTGGAACCCGGCCGTGAAAAAAGAAAGCGACAGAGACGCTATTTTGCAGGCTGTTTTAGATGGACGTATTGATGTAATAGCCACCGACCACGCCCCGCATACCATCGAAGAAAAAGCACAGCCTTATTTACAGGCACCTTCGGGCGGTCCGTTGGTGCAACACGCGCTGCCGGCCATGCTTGAGCTTTACCACCACGGTAAAATTACACTTGAACAAATAGCCGAAAAAATGGCGCATAATGTGGCTACCTGTTTCCAGATTGACAGGCGCGGCTTTATCCGCGAAGGCTACTGGGCCGACCTGGCTTTAGTTGACCTGAATAACCCCTGGAACGTAAACAAGGCCAATATTTTATATAAATGTGGCTGGAGCCCTTTTGAAGGCACTACCTTCCGCTCGCGGATAGCTTACACACTGGTATCAGGCAATATTGTGTACGCCAACGGAAGCCTGGTAGAAGGTGAGACCGGTAAACGGCTGAATTTTAGCAGGTAG
- a CDS encoding TolB family protein has protein sequence MNKRPSAYKILPKLLAPLLLTIATTATAQEFGGNPPSIKWKQVNTPAAKVIFPYGMDTAAVNVANIVQQMNGFIKPTIGNRQRQISIVLQNQTTISNAYVGLAPFRSEFFLTPEQNSFDIGSLPWQQQLAIHEFRHVQQYNNFNVGLSRFLRILFGEGGQALGNDLSVPNWFFEGDAVFNETHVSQQGRGRLPYFFNGYRALWAAGKNYSYMKLRNGSYRDYTPDHYPLGYMLVSYGRDKYGADIWKNITHDAAGFYTGLYPFQNAVKKYTGTSFKAFANQGLDYFKGQFAADMQNQPVKTAAPKHFDADRESPAFINDSTLIYMKSTYDHVPAFVIKTGESERKISTRSYSLDNYFDYRNGKVVYATYRPDVRWGYRDYSELVLLDVNTGQEKRITTKAKYFAPAFSADGNNIAAVQVGPSGKSELHILNADGKLLSVVPNPQKLFYTYPKFYKSDQLLSAVRNPEGKMTLALIDIATGDAKYLLPFTFNPIGFTALKGDTAYFSTVAERQDRLFALMISTNKLYELLPMANDATIGSYQPAVTDHKMAWVGFTASGYQITEANRKELKWIDAGDLYANTNLPLMGIHALEKDSSANMLARVDDKPLPVSKYSKLHGLFNFHSLIPNISDPNYSVAIVGENVLNTFQSQVSFNYNTNEGYKEFSFDAIYGALFPYLAAGADYTLDRRGFAKGHYVYWNETQLHGGLQVPLNFSQGKNFTGLTIGSDLYFNRTSFQQPYAALYADRSYTYLNNYISFNNQTQRARKNIYPAFAQSISLNYKATVAGASAAQLLASGSFYFPGLVTNHSFVVSLAHQQKGKDDVISFSNDFPFSKGYTAQNLEDMNKFGLTYHFPIAYPDGGFGNLVYLLRLRGALFFDYTHATANNFYTDGSSFKQNFRSAGGTLFFDTKFFNQNSISFGIRYSRLLDEDFFGGTGRNRIELVLPVTFF, from the coding sequence ATGAACAAACGCCCGTCTGCCTATAAAATATTACCCAAATTGCTGGCGCCATTGCTGCTTACCATAGCAACTACCGCCACAGCCCAGGAGTTTGGGGGCAATCCGCCATCTATCAAGTGGAAGCAGGTAAATACACCGGCAGCTAAAGTTATTTTTCCGTATGGCATGGATACCGCGGCTGTTAATGTGGCCAATATTGTGCAGCAAATGAACGGGTTTATAAAGCCTACTATAGGTAATAGGCAACGGCAAATTAGCATTGTGTTACAAAACCAAACTACGATATCAAACGCCTACGTAGGTTTGGCACCGTTCAGGAGCGAGTTTTTTTTAACACCCGAGCAAAATAGCTTTGATATAGGCAGCCTGCCCTGGCAACAGCAACTGGCCATACACGAGTTTAGGCATGTGCAGCAATACAACAATTTCAACGTAGGTTTATCCCGTTTTCTGCGCATACTTTTTGGCGAAGGCGGGCAAGCCCTGGGTAACGATCTATCGGTACCTAACTGGTTTTTTGAGGGTGATGCCGTGTTTAACGAAACCCACGTAAGCCAACAGGGCAGGGGGCGCCTGCCATACTTTTTTAACGGCTACCGGGCATTGTGGGCGGCGGGCAAAAATTATAGCTACATGAAGCTGCGCAACGGGTCGTACCGCGATTACACGCCCGATCATTACCCGCTGGGCTATATGCTGGTTTCGTACGGCAGGGATAAATATGGTGCCGACATCTGGAAAAATATCACACATGATGCGGCGGGTTTTTATACGGGTTTATATCCATTTCAAAATGCTGTAAAAAAATATACGGGTACCAGCTTTAAAGCATTTGCAAACCAGGGACTGGATTATTTTAAAGGACAGTTTGCTGCAGATATGCAAAATCAGCCTGTTAAAACAGCAGCCCCCAAGCACTTTGATGCCGACAGGGAGTCCCCGGCTTTTATAAACGACAGTACGCTCATCTACATGAAAAGCACTTACGATCATGTGCCGGCTTTTGTGATTAAAACAGGGGAGAGCGAGCGTAAAATAAGTACACGTTCTTACTCGCTTGATAATTATTTTGATTACCGTAACGGTAAAGTAGTTTATGCCACCTATCGCCCCGATGTCCGCTGGGGATATCGAGATTACAGCGAACTGGTGCTATTGGACGTAAACACAGGGCAGGAGAAGCGCATTACTACAAAGGCCAAATACTTTGCCCCTGCCTTTAGCGCCGATGGTAACAATATTGCTGCGGTGCAGGTTGGCCCGTCGGGTAAAAGCGAACTGCATATTTTGAATGCTGATGGTAAGCTGCTGTCAGTTGTGCCCAACCCGCAAAAGCTGTTTTATACTTACCCTAAATTTTACAAAAGTGACCAACTGCTTTCGGCAGTGCGCAATCCCGAAGGCAAAATGACCTTGGCCCTGATTGATATAGCCACAGGCGATGCTAAATATTTATTGCCTTTCACTTTTAACCCCATAGGTTTTACAGCGCTAAAAGGCGATACGGCATACTTTTCGACAGTGGCAGAGCGGCAGGACAGGCTGTTTGCCTTAATGATTAGCACTAATAAACTTTATGAGTTATTGCCAATGGCCAATGATGCCACCATAGGTAGTTATCAGCCGGCTGTTACCGATCATAAAATGGCCTGGGTGGGTTTTACCGCATCCGGCTACCAAATAACCGAGGCTAACCGCAAAGAACTGAAATGGATTGACGCCGGCGATTTATATGCCAATACCAATTTGCCCCTCATGGGGATACATGCGCTTGAAAAAGACAGTTCGGCCAATATGCTGGCCCGTGTTGATGATAAACCATTGCCGGTTTCAAAATATTCAAAATTGCATGGCCTGTTTAACTTTCATAGCCTGATCCCCAACATCAGCGACCCTAATTATTCGGTGGCTATTGTGGGCGAAAACGTTTTGAATACATTTCAATCGCAGGTGTCTTTTAATTACAATACTAACGAAGGTTATAAGGAGTTCAGCTTTGATGCCATATACGGTGCGCTGTTCCCGTACCTGGCTGCCGGTGCCGATTATACTTTAGATAGGCGGGGCTTTGCCAAAGGCCACTACGTGTATTGGAACGAAACCCAGCTACATGGCGGTTTACAAGTGCCGCTCAATTTTTCGCAAGGCAAAAACTTTACCGGCCTTACCATTGGCAGCGATCTGTATTTTAACCGTACCAGTTTCCAGCAGCCCTATGCCGCACTATATGCCGATAGGAGCTATACCTACCTCAATAACTACATATCGTTTAACAATCAAACCCAAAGGGCCCGCAAAAACATTTACCCCGCCTTTGCGCAAAGCATCAGCCTGAATTATAAGGCTACTGTTGCCGGTGCAAGCGCTGCGCAGTTACTGGCCTCGGGCTCGTTTTACTTCCCCGGCCTGGTTACCAATCATAGTTTTGTGGTTAGCCTGGCGCACCAGCAAAAGGGTAAGGATGATGTTATTAGTTTTTCTAACGATTTTCCTTTCAGCAAAGGCTACACTGCCCAAAACCTGGAGGATATGAACAAATTCGGCTTAACCTACCATTTCCCGATAGCCTATCCCGATGGAGGTTTTGGCAATTTGGTTTACCTGTTGCGCCTGCGCGGGGCTTTGTTTTTTGATTACACCCATGCCACGGCCAATAATTTTTACACCGATGGCAGCAGCTTTAAACAAAACTTCCGCTCGGCCGGCGGAACGCTGTTTTTTGATACCAAATTTTTTAACCAAAACAGCATCTCGTTCGGTATCAGGTACAGCCGTTTACTGGATGAAGACTTTTTTGGAGGAACCGGCAGGAACAGGATTGAGCTGGTATTGCCGGTGACGTTTTTTTAG
- a CDS encoding VOC family protein codes for MSPLLNLNTRKSGKLKLICLIAALVLPGFCFAQSGTDAVPVVDHVAICVKNLKKSTAFYTEVMHLRKVTNPFKDTVHQWYSLGNGVKLHAIQGDCAGVHPIAEHLCFSVGSVHEFAKLLESHNIKYSNWKGDSKEPTLRADGVLQLYFQDPDGYWIEINSPAPKK; via the coding sequence ATGAGCCCATTACTCAATCTTAATACCCGTAAATCGGGTAAGCTTAAATTAATATGTTTAATTGCCGCCCTTGTGTTACCGGGCTTTTGCTTTGCCCAATCGGGTACCGATGCCGTACCGGTGGTTGATCATGTTGCCATCTGTGTAAAAAATCTTAAAAAAAGCACCGCATTTTACACCGAAGTAATGCACCTGCGCAAGGTAACCAACCCTTTTAAAGATACGGTACACCAATGGTACAGCCTGGGTAATGGGGTAAAATTACATGCCATCCAGGGCGATTGCGCCGGTGTACACCCAATAGCCGAGCATTTGTGCTTTTCGGTAGGATCGGTTCATGAGTTTGCCAAACTTTTAGAAAGCCATAATATTAAATACAGCAACTGGAAAGGTGATAGTAAAGAGCCAACCTTAAGGGCCGACGGCGTGCTGCAACTTTATTTCCAGGATCCGGATGGTTATTGGATCGAAATTAACAGCCCGGCACCAAAGAAGTAG
- a CDS encoding endonuclease domain-containing protein produces MSKIIPYNPKLKALARKLRKDMTFGEVLLWNELKNNKVLGFDFDRQRCIDNFIVDFYCKDLMLAIEIDGMSHNYEEAFIKDELRQQKLEGFGIVFIRFSESEMKNDMLNTIRTIENAIVDIVKVNPKMKLPPEFDLELLK; encoded by the coding sequence ATGTCCAAAATCATCCCTTATAATCCCAAACTAAAAGCTTTAGCCCGAAAGCTTAGAAAGGATATGACTTTTGGCGAAGTGCTGCTTTGGAATGAATTAAAAAACAATAAGGTCTTGGGCTTTGATTTTGACAGGCAACGCTGTATCGATAATTTCATAGTCGACTTTTATTGTAAAGATTTGATGCTTGCTATAGAAATAGATGGCATGTCGCACAATTATGAGGAAGCATTTATAAAAGACGAATTGCGGCAGCAAAAACTGGAAGGCTTTGGGATAGTTTTTATTCGATTTTCTGAATCTGAAATGAAAAATGATATGCTTAATACTATAAGGACCATTGAAAACGCAATTGTCGACATCGTTAAGGTTAATCCTAAAATGAAATTACCACCCGAATTCGATTTAGAGTTGTTAAAATAA
- a CDS encoding EVE domain-containing protein — protein sequence MKYWITVVSKDHITRGVAGGFMQANHGKQGPLTRMATGDWVIIYSPKKSMDGDEKLQAFTAIGQVAADEIYQYKMSEDFKPFRRDVTYYKCNETPIVPLVDKLSFMPNKQSWGYPFRFGFFELPGHDFELIKKHMLTNEPTPINNK from the coding sequence ATGAAATACTGGATAACCGTAGTTTCAAAAGATCATATTACCCGCGGCGTGGCCGGTGGGTTTATGCAAGCCAATCATGGCAAACAAGGGCCGCTTACCCGTATGGCAACCGGCGATTGGGTAATCATCTATTCGCCTAAGAAGAGTATGGATGGAGACGAAAAACTCCAGGCCTTTACAGCTATAGGCCAGGTTGCCGCCGATGAGATATATCAATATAAAATGAGCGAAGATTTCAAACCTTTTCGCCGCGATGTTACTTACTATAAATGTAATGAAACGCCGATAGTACCCCTGGTAGATAAATTGAGCTTTATGCCTAATAAACAATCATGGGGTTATCCCTTCCGCTTTGGTTTTTTTGAATTGCCGGGGCACGATTTTGAGCTGATAAAAAAACACATGTTAACAAACGAACCAACACCAATAAACAATAAATAA
- a CDS encoding helix-turn-helix transcriptional regulator — MNRIDRISAILIQLQSRRVVKAGDIAERFNISLRTVYRDIKTLEEAGIPLIGEAGVGYSIMDGYRLPPVMFTREEATAFLTAEKFVEKLTDASTNAQYQSAMYKVRAILKTSEKDALENLDGSIEVMKSHSQRRAAGTNDHIQTILDSIIHKKVLCIDYFAAHNQENTRRDIEPVGVVYLDAFWHLIAYCRLRNDYRDFRIDRIRKLVVTDNSYNSSKHPTLKAYIAQTIKEKDLQMVVIRVDKEIYNYLEHQKYYSGFISEKNVGNKIEMTFLTAFIEGFARWYMMFGDHAEIIKPDTLKDRVAEIITAISHKNLQELNSY, encoded by the coding sequence ATGAACCGCATCGACCGTATATCTGCCATTTTGATCCAGTTACAATCGCGCCGGGTTGTTAAGGCCGGTGATATTGCCGAGCGCTTCAATATCAGCCTGCGCACGGTGTATCGCGATATTAAAACCCTGGAAGAGGCGGGTATCCCCTTGATAGGCGAAGCAGGTGTAGGTTACTCCATTATGGATGGCTACCGCCTGCCACCTGTAATGTTTACCCGCGAAGAGGCCACCGCCTTTTTAACGGCCGAAAAGTTTGTAGAAAAACTTACCGATGCCAGCACCAACGCGCAATATCAATCGGCCATGTATAAGGTGCGGGCTATTTTAAAAACATCAGAAAAAGATGCGCTTGAAAATCTGGACGGCAGCATTGAGGTAATGAAAAGCCACAGCCAGCGACGGGCGGCGGGTACTAATGATCACATTCAAACTATATTGGACAGCATTATTCATAAAAAGGTATTGTGTATTGATTACTTTGCCGCCCACAACCAGGAAAATACGCGGCGTGATATAGAGCCTGTTGGCGTGGTTTACCTGGATGCGTTCTGGCACCTGATAGCCTATTGCCGCCTGCGCAATGATTACCGCGATTTCAGGATAGACCGTATTCGTAAACTGGTGGTTACCGATAATAGCTATAACAGCAGCAAACACCCAACTTTAAAAGCCTACATTGCCCAAACTATTAAAGAAAAAGATTTGCAGATGGTAGTGATCAGGGTTGATAAAGAGATTTACAATTACCTTGAGCACCAGAAATATTACAGTGGTTTTATCTCCGAAAAAAACGTGGGTAATAAAATAGAGATGACGTTTTTAACCGCGTTTATTGAAGGCTTTGCCCGCTGGTATATGATGTTTGGCGACCATGCCGAGATCATTAAACCTGATACCCTGAAAGACAGGGTAGCCGAAATTATTACCGCCATTAGCCATAAAAATTTGCAGGAGTTAAATTCCTACTGA
- a CDS encoding RNA polymerase sigma factor, whose amino-acid sequence MITAVMPEDKNSHIIHTIKEYGKSLLSFIRRRVNNDADAEDILQDVWYQFSSVINSEPIEQTSAWLYRVARNKITDKHKKKTETLLDDMLATDDDEEDADNFKSILFAETSTPETEYLRNLFWDELFLALDELPEEQKQVFIWHELDDVPFEEIATRTGQNINTLVSRKRYAVLHLRKRLKQLYLEITEY is encoded by the coding sequence TTGATAACAGCCGTAATGCCCGAAGACAAAAACAGTCATATTATACATACCATTAAAGAGTATGGTAAAAGCCTGTTGAGTTTTATAAGGCGGCGGGTAAACAACGATGCCGATGCCGAAGACATTCTGCAGGATGTGTGGTACCAGTTTAGTTCGGTTATCAACTCGGAGCCTATTGAGCAAACAAGCGCGTGGCTGTACCGTGTGGCCCGCAACAAAATAACCGATAAGCATAAAAAAAAGACAGAAACCCTGCTGGATGATATGCTTGCTACCGACGACGATGAAGAGGATGCCGATAATTTTAAATCGATCCTGTTTGCCGAAACCAGTACACCCGAAACTGAATACCTGCGCAACCTGTTTTGGGACGAATTATTTTTGGCGCTGGATGAATTACCCGAAGAACAGAAACAGGTTTTTATTTGGCATGAGCTTGATGATGTACCGTTTGAGGAGATAGCTACCCGCACCGGCCAAAATATCAACACCCTGGTATCGCGCAAGCGTTACGCTGTGCTGCACCTGCGCAAAAGGCTTAAACAGTTATACCTTGAAATAACAGAATATTAA
- a CDS encoding GyrI-like domain-containing protein, translating to MTAITAKTHLKGFFLEGISVRTTNQNGQSAKDIGELWGRFMADNVLLQIEDRITDEIYCVYTDYESDYTGFYTAVLGCKVSSLDNIPEGLISLIVPAADYVKYVAKGRLPDCVAEAWQNIWSSDLDRKYIADFDVWGTKAQNPEDAEVDIYVGVV from the coding sequence ATGACAGCTATAACAGCAAAAACGCATCTTAAAGGCTTCTTTTTGGAAGGTATTTCGGTACGTACAACAAATCAAAATGGACAGTCGGCAAAAGACATTGGCGAGCTATGGGGCCGGTTTATGGCTGACAATGTGCTGCTGCAGATTGAAGACAGGATAACAGACGAGATATACTGTGTATACACCGATTATGAAAGCGATTATACAGGCTTTTACACCGCGGTATTGGGTTGTAAAGTAAGTTCGCTGGATAACATACCCGAAGGGCTGATAAGCCTTATAGTGCCAGCCGCTGACTATGTGAAATACGTTGCCAAAGGCCGCCTGCCCGATTGCGTGGCCGAGGCCTGGCAAAACATATGGAGCAGTGATTTAGATAGGAAATACATTGCCGATTTTGACGTTTGGGGAACCAAAGCCCAAAACCCGGAAGATGCTGAAGTGGATATATATGTTGGGGTTGTCTAA
- a CDS encoding copper homeostasis protein CutC, whose amino-acid sequence MTNKVSLEVCANSVTSAVAAQEGGAVRVELCENLKEGGTTPSHGQILMARKLLHIKLFVLIRPRAGDFLYTDLEYEIMMADIRYCIDVGCDGVVIGILHADGAIDKERCIEMVRLAKQWGLGVTFHRAFDMCKDHYKALEDIIEIGCDRILTSGGKSTAMEGVTVLNHLVEKAAGRISIMPGAGVNEANVADLVRFTKVTEVHSSARIPVHSKMEYHNDHILMSDAPGDEYTTDVTGVDRVKKLIELANRN is encoded by the coding sequence ATGACCAATAAAGTTTCTCTCGAAGTTTGCGCTAATTCGGTTACTTCGGCTGTGGCTGCACAGGAAGGCGGCGCCGTGCGTGTTGAGCTTTGCGAAAACCTGAAAGAAGGGGGCACTACCCCATCGCACGGGCAAATACTAATGGCCCGTAAGCTACTGCATATTAAACTTTTTGTATTGATAAGGCCACGCGCCGGCGATTTTTTATATACCGACCTGGAATACGAAATCATGATGGCCGATATTCGTTATTGCATCGATGTTGGCTGCGATGGAGTGGTTATCGGCATCCTGCATGCCGATGGCGCTATAGATAAAGAGCGCTGTATTGAAATGGTGCGCCTTGCCAAACAGTGGGGACTGGGTGTTACCTTTCACCGTGCTTTTGACATGTGTAAAGACCATTATAAGGCACTGGAAGACATTATTGAAATAGGCTGCGACCGGATTCTCACTTCAGGCGGTAAGAGCACAGCAATGGAAGGTGTTACCGTTTTAAATCACCTGGTAGAAAAGGCCGCCGGCCGAATCAGTATTATGCCTGGCGCCGGTGTAAACGAAGCCAACGTTGCCGACCTGGTGCGTTTTACCAAAGTAACCGAGGTACATTCATCAGCACGTATACCCGTTCATAGCAAAATGGAATATCATAACGACCATATTTTGATGAGCGACGCGCCCGGCGATGAATATACTACCGATGTTACCGGTGTTGACAGGGTAAAGAAGTTAATTGAACTGGCGAATAGGAATTAG
- a CDS encoding putative signal transducing protein: MALKQDDKIITFENYYDVMLAHIVRTKLEDNGIPCFIADENTLTANPLYNQAVGGIKLKIFERDLERCRAILAAEGDMHELDHVELDEETNDVVICPFCASTNVGPTDRSKFESVITSILPFINSKAWHCFNCQQDFE; the protein is encoded by the coding sequence ATGGCTCTTAAACAGGACGACAAAATCATAACATTTGAAAACTATTACGATGTGATGCTGGCCCACATTGTGCGTACCAAGCTGGAAGATAATGGAATTCCCTGTTTTATTGCCGACGAAAATACACTTACCGCAAACCCATTGTACAACCAGGCTGTAGGCGGCATCAAACTCAAAATATTTGAACGCGACCTGGAGCGATGCCGCGCCATATTAGCCGCCGAAGGCGATATGCACGAGCTTGACCACGTAGAACTGGATGAGGAAACCAATGATGTCGTGATATGTCCGTTTTGTGCGTCAACTAACGTTGGGCCGACAGATCGCAGCAAGTTTGAATCAGTTATAACTTCAATTCTGCCATTTATAAATAGCAAAGCATGGCATTGCTTTAATTGCCAGCAGGATTTTGAATAA